The region ACATAGCTGTCATCAGCCACTTTCACAACGCTTGGCAGTACCTGAATATCAAATGATTGGCGTTTTAAATCAACCCCTTCTTGATGGTTTTCAACTTCAATATTTATTTCCGGGTAGGCATCCATATACTCTGTCAGTATATTGTTAAACAGGCTGGTACTCATTAACGCCGAAGGGATCGCTATTCGCAACTTGCCGGAAAGCTCTTCTAAATCGCCGCTCAGCGCACCCACTCCTTCTAATATTTGCTCAAGCGGTTGCCTGGCCAGTTCAAAGAGTTCTTTACCTTGGGCTGTTAATTCTATGTTACGAGTTGTACGAATTAGTAACTCAGTACCCAGTGCTTCTTCGAGCATTCGCAATCGACGACTGACCTTTGAGCGCTGCAAACCGTTGGCATACGCCGCCGCACTTATGCCTTCGTGTAATACCGTTTGTGAAAATAAGTAAATATCGTCGAGGCTAGCTTTCATTGTCCTATTTTTAGTACTCAAGTGTGTTATCTATCATTCTACTGCACAACTGAGAATATATATATAATTCGCGCGAT is a window of Thalassotalea euphylliae DNA encoding:
- a CDS encoding LysR family transcriptional regulator, which produces MKASLDDIYLFSQTVLHEGISAAAYANGLQRSKVSRRLRMLEEALGTELLIRTTRNIELTAQGKELFELARQPLEQILEGVGALSGDLEELSGKLRIAIPSALMSTSLFNNILTEYMDAYPEINIEVENHQEGVDLKRQSFDIQVLPSVVKVADDSYVQFSILSYRCHLVASPAYLEKYGAVSSPLDLKKHRVLTNRYNADLLAPHLDISLKSDDLYILLNMAIAGTGIAFLPKVNSKLAIEQGSLVEVLPGIAYPEQHLTLIYPSSSYLPRKVKLLIDIFREKYQ